The following proteins are co-located in the Halococcus saccharolyticus DSM 5350 genome:
- a CDS encoding haloacid dehalogenase type II gives MAFDPDQVSTITFDSYSTIVDVDAVEAALAAHVDDPEPVSRLWRARSLEYTFVANHIDAYKPFYEMNRDALSHSLAAHGVDLDEDEREAILETYHDLDVFDDVRDGIERLREGGYDCYVVSNGNPAMLDSMVEGAAIGDLLEDTISADEIGTFKPDAEIYRHAAGRTGTPIDEIAHVSAGWFDVQGATHAGMQGVWVDRKGSPWDPFDGDPDLTIETFHDLADELGV, from the coding sequence ATGGCCTTCGATCCGGACCAGGTCTCGACGATCACCTTCGACTCGTACAGTACCATCGTCGACGTCGACGCGGTGGAGGCCGCCCTCGCCGCCCACGTCGACGACCCCGAACCCGTCTCGCGGCTCTGGCGCGCGCGCTCGCTCGAATATACGTTCGTCGCCAACCACATCGACGCCTACAAGCCGTTTTACGAGATGAACCGCGACGCGCTCTCTCACTCCCTCGCCGCCCACGGCGTCGATCTCGACGAAGACGAGCGTGAGGCGATCCTCGAAACCTACCACGATCTGGATGTGTTCGACGACGTGCGCGACGGGATCGAACGCCTCCGAGAGGGTGGTTACGACTGCTACGTGGTCTCGAACGGCAACCCCGCAATGCTCGACTCGATGGTCGAGGGGGCTGCAATCGGCGACCTCCTCGAAGACACGATCAGCGCCGATGAAATCGGGACCTTCAAACCGGACGCCGAAATCTACCGCCACGCCGCCGGAAGAACTGGGACGCCGATCGACGAGATCGCCCACGTCTCGGCGGGGTGGTTCGACGTCCAGGGTGCGACGCACGCCGGGATGCAGGGCGTCTGGGTCGACCGGAAGGGATCGCCGTGGGACCCTTTCGACGGCGATCCGGACCTCACGATCGAGACGTTCCACGACCTCGCCGACGAACTCGGGGTCTGA
- a CDS encoding YihY/virulence factor BrkB family protein — protein sequence MEPVARTVVAVAREEQITLLAASLAYYLFLALVPLVLFAVIGLSLFGNGLLSQASTAASGTVLPNGTSVPRQLLTQTSGRVRAAALGAVILGWSGLRMFGALDGAFAAVYDEREAVSLTGKLIDATLVLVTVTTAATALAGISLAFAVVVENGSVLRLLSPLLLFVTLAVAFLPMFYVLPEVDGVSIREILPGTLFAALAWTVSGVVVRLYATASSSVALYGVVGGLLLVLTWLYVGGLALLVGAALNATLAGRVDPDTEWLPAR from the coding sequence ATGGAGCCGGTAGCGCGGACGGTCGTCGCGGTGGCTCGCGAGGAACAGATCACGCTGCTGGCGGCGAGCCTCGCGTACTATCTGTTTCTCGCCTTGGTCCCGCTCGTGCTCTTCGCCGTGATCGGTCTCTCGCTGTTCGGGAACGGTCTCCTCTCGCAAGCGAGCACGGCGGCGTCGGGGACGGTGCTCCCGAACGGGACGTCGGTACCGCGACAGCTCCTGACCCAGACCAGCGGCCGGGTCCGGGCAGCGGCGCTAGGGGCCGTCATTCTCGGGTGGAGCGGGCTCCGGATGTTCGGTGCGCTCGACGGGGCGTTCGCAGCGGTTTACGACGAGCGCGAGGCAGTCTCGCTTACGGGAAAACTGATCGACGCGACGCTCGTGCTCGTGACAGTGACGACCGCAGCCACGGCACTCGCCGGCATCAGCCTCGCGTTCGCGGTCGTCGTCGAGAACGGCTCCGTGCTGCGATTGCTGAGTCCGCTCCTCCTGTTCGTCACACTGGCCGTCGCCTTCCTCCCGATGTTCTACGTCCTGCCCGAGGTCGACGGCGTCTCGATCCGCGAGATCCTTCCCGGGACGCTGTTCGCCGCGCTCGCGTGGACGGTATCGGGCGTGGTCGTCCGGCTGTACGCCACCGCGTCGAGCAGCGTCGCCCTCTACGGCGTCGTTGGCGGCCTGTTACTCGTGCTCACGTGGCTCTACGTCGGGGGCCTCGCGTTGCTGGTAGGGGCGGCGCTCAACGCGACTCTCGCCGGGCGGGTCGATCCCGATACCGAATGGCTGCCGGCGCGATAG
- the lrp gene encoding HTH-type transcriptional regulator Lrp, with product MTYENLDTELVNALLGDGRASLRSLADDLDVSVTTVSNHLADLEDEGVIRGYSPTVDYNALGYDVTAVIQLKVDGSALPDITDRLREHDQMISVYEVTGDHDVVAIGKFEDTDDMNDAIKTLLADADIRESNTNVVLNSVSEHEQFELDIEG from the coding sequence ATGACGTACGAAAATCTCGATACGGAACTCGTGAACGCGCTGTTGGGCGATGGTCGTGCCAGCCTTCGGAGTCTCGCCGACGACCTCGACGTCTCGGTGACGACGGTCTCGAATCACCTCGCGGACCTCGAAGACGAGGGCGTCATCCGAGGCTACTCGCCCACGGTCGATTACAACGCGCTCGGCTACGACGTCACCGCCGTGATCCAGCTCAAAGTCGACGGCAGCGCGCTACCCGACATCACCGACCGTCTCCGTGAGCACGACCAGATGATCTCGGTGTACGAAGTCACCGGCGATCACGACGTCGTCGCGATCGGGAAGTTCGAAGACACCGACGACATGAACGACGCGATCAAGACGCTGCTCGCCGACGCCGACATCCGCGAGTCGAACACCAACGTCGTGCTCAATTCGGTGAGTGAGCACGAGCAGTTCGAACTCGACATCGAGGGTTAG
- a CDS encoding YihY/virulence factor BrkB family protein — MSTSARATSFGRAFVGEVQEKEITFIAASIAYYAFVSLIPLLLLLLVTVSVVVDQSTANEIVSGATSSLPASAQELVEGAVSNQDGAGGATIVSLVALLWSALKLFRGLDTAFSRVYGRESGGIAAQVKNGVVTLAAIILGAIVAVGIGVAVSFWPVEVTFAGISAAAIVGTLATLLALTIVLLPLYYFLPGSDVTIREAVPGAVLAAVGLTVLQVVFRIYAARASAFEAYGVLGGVLLLVTVLYFAGMVLLLGVLLNALLAGRVAGRERTNGGGLAARLRSGGRA, encoded by the coding sequence GTGAGTACCAGCGCGCGCGCGACCTCCTTCGGCCGAGCGTTCGTCGGGGAGGTTCAGGAAAAAGAGATCACGTTCATCGCGGCGAGTATCGCGTACTACGCGTTCGTCTCGCTGATTCCCCTGCTGTTGCTCCTGCTCGTCACGGTGTCGGTCGTCGTCGACCAGTCGACGGCGAACGAGATCGTGAGCGGGGCAACGAGCTCGCTGCCGGCGAGCGCACAGGAACTCGTCGAGGGTGCAGTCAGCAACCAGGATGGAGCGGGGGGCGCAACGATCGTCAGTCTCGTTGCACTACTCTGGAGCGCGCTCAAGCTGTTTCGTGGGCTCGACACCGCGTTCTCGCGGGTATACGGCCGTGAATCCGGTGGGATCGCCGCACAGGTCAAAAACGGCGTCGTCACGCTGGCCGCGATCATCCTCGGCGCGATCGTCGCGGTCGGGATCGGCGTCGCGGTCTCGTTCTGGCCGGTCGAGGTCACGTTCGCCGGCATCTCCGCGGCGGCGATCGTCGGGACGCTCGCAACGCTGCTCGCGCTCACGATCGTCCTGCTGCCGCTCTATTACTTCCTCCCTGGAAGCGATGTGACGATCCGCGAGGCGGTACCGGGGGCAGTGCTGGCTGCCGTCGGACTCACCGTCCTCCAGGTCGTGTTCCGAATCTACGCGGCACGGGCCAGTGCGTTCGAGGCCTACGGGGTTCTCGGTGGGGTGTTGTTGCTGGTGACGGTGCTGTATTTCGCCGGGATGGTGCTCCTGCTCGGCGTGTTGTTGAACGCCCTCCTCGCCGGGCGGGTCGCCGGCCGCGAGAGGACGAACGGCGGCGGGCTTGCAGCACGGCTGCGATCGGGAGGCCGAGCATGA
- a CDS encoding DUF5787 family protein, whose amino-acid sequence MREFAFELALCAHLEDRFDGIVSRQLGASSSHTRVIDVACIEPGPGFDDRTRITPETIPDAAIESRVGAGEARYWKDCFDCHPDHARGVTDRAIEIGFFESERRGGREYVRQVARYPDDWFGRIVGIENKPDLGTPGNLENQLRTDASLGLFDEAILATASHVTGAHLNRIPEAIGVWRFDPETETREIVREPTPLAPTEPGLEPLDRGATQTDVRVVSVAEKTRTRRRLAERAYGKGWRTYGFPSCEKIEPRAYAGTNGLPFCRWKDRFVHPAAECAVSCPGHDPADPPDVDLESERDHRSPWVRDPDGQRRRQAGLDRFG is encoded by the coding sequence GTGCGCGAGTTCGCGTTCGAGCTGGCGCTGTGCGCCCACCTCGAAGACAGGTTCGATGGGATCGTGAGCCGTCAGCTCGGCGCGAGCAGTAGTCATACACGGGTGATCGACGTCGCCTGCATCGAGCCGGGGCCCGGCTTCGACGACCGTACCCGGATCACGCCCGAAACGATCCCCGACGCCGCGATCGAGAGCCGCGTCGGTGCTGGCGAGGCACGCTACTGGAAGGACTGCTTCGACTGTCACCCCGACCACGCGCGCGGCGTGACCGATCGTGCGATCGAGATCGGCTTTTTCGAATCCGAGCGCCGTGGCGGCCGGGAGTACGTCCGCCAGGTCGCACGCTACCCCGACGACTGGTTCGGGCGGATCGTCGGGATCGAGAACAAGCCCGATCTCGGTACTCCCGGAAACCTCGAAAACCAGCTCCGAACCGACGCGAGCCTCGGGCTGTTCGACGAGGCGATCCTCGCGACCGCCTCCCACGTCACCGGCGCGCATCTGAACCGCATCCCAGAGGCAATCGGCGTCTGGCGGTTCGATCCCGAAACCGAAACCCGTGAGATCGTCCGCGAGCCGACACCGCTCGCACCCACGGAACCCGGGCTCGAACCCCTCGATCGCGGCGCGACGCAGACCGACGTGCGCGTGGTATCCGTGGCCGAAAAAACCCGTACCCGTCGTCGGCTCGCCGAGCGCGCCTACGGGAAGGGCTGGCGCACCTACGGGTTCCCGTCGTGCGAGAAGATCGAACCCCGCGCGTACGCGGGCACGAACGGACTCCCGTTCTGTCGCTGGAAGGACCGATTCGTCCACCCGGCGGCCGAGTGTGCGGTCTCCTGTCCGGGCCACGATCCCGCCGACCCACCCGACGTGGACCTCGAAAGCGAACGCGATCACCGGTCGCCGTGGGTGCGTGATCCCGACGGGCAGCGCCGCCGTCAGGCGGGCCTCGATCGGTTCGGCTGA
- a CDS encoding calcium/sodium antiporter: MVGSVVVDVGLIAVAVVGLWLGATLFVEHAARLARRVGLSDLVVGLVVVSLGTSAPEFAVTIDAALVGSSDVAAANVVGSNLFNLAILGGVALVAGASVRVPRALVRRDAPVMTAATALVGLFLFDLRVSRPEALLLLVVFLAYLAVLLRSETSANADVPTAPARWFSPLLALVGLGVIVGGATMLVSSASDLARLLGASEWLIGLTVVAVGTSAPEIAASVVAARRGLATVAVGNVLGSNVFNLLGVLGAAATIQPLDVDPAALGDVAWLFALSVAAAVTLRSGRRLTRIEGVAVLVAVAVRWVLDAL, encoded by the coding sequence ATGGTCGGGTCGGTCGTCGTCGACGTGGGACTGATTGCCGTCGCCGTCGTGGGGCTGTGGCTCGGAGCGACGTTGTTCGTCGAGCACGCTGCGCGGCTCGCCCGACGAGTCGGGCTGTCGGATCTCGTGGTCGGGCTGGTGGTGGTGTCGCTCGGTACCTCCGCGCCGGAGTTCGCCGTCACTATCGACGCGGCGCTCGTCGGGAGCTCGGACGTCGCGGCGGCGAACGTCGTCGGGTCGAATCTCTTCAACCTCGCCATTCTGGGCGGCGTCGCGCTGGTCGCGGGCGCGAGTGTTCGCGTCCCGCGGGCGCTCGTTCGCCGCGACGCCCCAGTCATGACCGCCGCAACGGCGCTGGTCGGTCTGTTCCTGTTCGACCTCCGCGTCTCGCGGCCCGAAGCACTCTTGCTTCTCGTGGTGTTTCTCGCCTACCTCGCCGTTCTCCTGCGCTCGGAAACGAGCGCCAACGCCGACGTGCCGACGGCCCCCGCCCGCTGGTTCTCGCCCCTGTTGGCGCTCGTCGGTCTCGGGGTCATCGTCGGCGGGGCAACGATGCTAGTGAGTTCGGCGAGCGACCTCGCGCGGCTGCTCGGCGCGTCGGAGTGGCTCATCGGGCTGACCGTCGTCGCCGTCGGCACCTCAGCGCCCGAGATCGCGGCCTCGGTCGTCGCTGCCCGGCGCGGGCTGGCGACGGTCGCGGTCGGCAACGTCCTCGGGTCGAACGTCTTCAACCTGCTCGGGGTGCTCGGGGCGGCGGCCACGATTCAGCCGCTGGACGTCGACCCGGCGGCACTGGGGGACGTGGCGTGGCTGTTCGCGCTCTCGGTGGCCGCCGCCGTCACGCTCCGGTCCGGTCGGCGGCTGACGCGCATCGAGGGGGTGGCGGTGCTGGTTGCCGTCGCGGTGCGCTGGGTGCTCGACGCTCTCTAA
- a CDS encoding metallophosphoesterase yields the protein MIVALADTHGTDGHCLNDRLLETVRAADLVVHAGDLTTEAVLDAFAAECREFVAVHGNNATPAVRDRLPAERVVEHEGVRIALTHGDDRDETGLSLFGRQNHADLVISGHSHRPGVVDTGECTLLNPGSHADPRWNRPGYAEIVTDAGSDLDGRLRDPDGTVFEEFRAST from the coding sequence GTGATCGTCGCCCTCGCCGATACCCACGGAACGGACGGCCACTGCCTCAACGACCGACTCCTCGAAACCGTCCGTGCGGCCGATCTCGTGGTTCACGCCGGCGATCTCACCACCGAGGCCGTCCTCGATGCGTTCGCAGCCGAGTGTCGGGAGTTCGTCGCCGTCCACGGCAACAACGCCACGCCGGCGGTCCGCGACCGCCTGCCAGCCGAGCGCGTCGTCGAGCACGAGGGAGTCCGGATCGCGCTCACCCACGGCGACGACCGCGACGAAACGGGACTGAGTCTGTTCGGCCGGCAGAACCACGCCGACCTCGTGATATCGGGGCACTCACATCGTCCGGGAGTCGTCGACACGGGCGAATGCACGCTCCTCAATCCGGGGAGTCACGCCGATCCGCGATGGAACCGTCCCGGCTACGCCGAAATCGTGACCGACGCTGGATCGGACCTCGACGGTCGACTCCGCGATCCAGACGGAACCGTCTTCGAGGAGTTCCGGGCCTCGACGTAG
- a CDS encoding sulfite exporter TauE/SafE family protein, whose translation MIDLALSFGVAAALVGIAFVSGIGITTIGPGGIFLTIALYALTPVGSDVIAGTVQVAFIATGLLGTVAYVRSGELSGENWRLTGLLCGGSVGGALFGAWLNGFVSRELFGLLLGTLAGTAGLLIIYRERRDLGTMRSIDPETVRGSIGYAVLGFVLGAFSGLLGVGGPVIAVPALVVLGVPMLFAVAVAQAQAVVIATFAALGYLVQGAVSLGLVALVGVPLLAGVAVGWRVAHLIDPDRLKVALGGVLLVVAPYLAL comes from the coding sequence ATGATCGACCTCGCGCTGTCGTTCGGGGTGGCAGCCGCGCTTGTCGGGATCGCCTTCGTCTCCGGCATCGGGATCACCACCATCGGTCCCGGCGGCATTTTCCTCACCATCGCGCTGTACGCGCTCACGCCGGTGGGTTCGGACGTCATCGCCGGCACAGTACAAGTGGCGTTCATCGCCACCGGACTGCTCGGCACGGTCGCGTACGTTCGGTCGGGCGAGCTCTCCGGCGAGAACTGGCGGCTGACCGGGCTGCTCTGCGGCGGGAGCGTCGGCGGCGCGCTGTTCGGCGCGTGGCTGAACGGGTTCGTCTCGCGCGAGCTGTTCGGCCTGCTGCTCGGTACGCTCGCCGGCACGGCGGGGCTGCTCATCATCTACCGCGAGCGTCGGGATCTCGGCACGATGCGGTCGATCGATCCCGAAACCGTTCGGGGGTCGATCGGCTACGCCGTGCTCGGGTTCGTCCTCGGGGCGTTCAGCGGCCTGCTCGGCGTCGGCGGCCCGGTCATCGCGGTACCGGCGCTCGTCGTGCTCGGCGTCCCGATGCTGTTCGCGGTCGCGGTCGCGCAGGCCCAGGCCGTGGTCATCGCCACCTTCGCCGCGCTCGGCTACCTCGTCCAGGGGGCGGTGTCGCTCGGCCTCGTCGCGCTCGTCGGCGTTCCGCTGCTCGCCGGCGTCGCCGTGGGCTGGCGAGTCGCTCACCTGATCGATCCCGACCGGCTGAAGGTGGCGCTCGGCGGCGTGCTCCTCGTCGTCGCACCGTATCTCGCACTCTAA
- the glnA gene encoding type I glutamate--ammonia ligase produces the protein MTNETPTDGDLSTDARRVLERIDEHNVDFLRLQFTDILGTVKNVSIPASQAEKAFTEGIYFDGSSIEGFVRIQESDMRLKPDPTTFAILPWRDRDDGTASARLICDVMNTSTGEPFDGDPRGVLRRVLDRAEGMGYDVNAAPEPEFFLFEHDEEGRATTKTNDAGGYFDLAPKDLASDVRRDIIYGLEDMGFDIEASHHEVAQGQHEINFEYDDALTTADNVATFRSVVRAIAAQHDLHATFMPKPIARVNGSGMHTHLSLFDDGENAFHDGADEFDLSETAKQFVAGILDHAPAVTAICNPTINSYKRLVPGYEAPVYVAWSDRNRSALVRKPAARTPAASRVELRSPDPSCNPYLALAVMIAAGIDGIERELEAPDPVRENIYEFDEERRAEYGIDTLPTTLAESIDALEADEVVLDALGDHVTETFVAAKREEVTDYRVSVSEWEKDRYLETF, from the coding sequence ATGACAAACGAAACTCCGACTGATGGCGACCTCTCGACCGACGCCCGCCGCGTTCTCGAACGGATCGACGAGCACAACGTCGACTTCCTCCGGCTCCAGTTCACCGACATCCTCGGCACGGTGAAAAACGTCTCCATCCCCGCCTCACAGGCCGAGAAGGCGTTCACCGAAGGGATCTACTTCGACGGCTCCTCGATCGAGGGGTTCGTCCGCATTCAGGAATCGGACATGCGGCTCAAGCCCGACCCGACGACGTTCGCGATCTTGCCGTGGCGCGACCGCGACGACGGCACCGCGAGTGCGCGGCTGATCTGCGACGTGATGAACACCTCGACGGGCGAACCGTTCGACGGCGATCCACGGGGTGTGCTCCGGCGTGTGCTCGATCGCGCCGAAGGGATGGGCTACGACGTCAACGCCGCACCCGAACCCGAGTTCTTCCTGTTCGAACACGACGAGGAGGGTCGCGCGACCACGAAAACCAACGACGCCGGTGGTTACTTCGATCTCGCACCGAAGGACCTCGCGAGCGACGTCCGCCGGGACATCATCTACGGGCTGGAGGACATGGGCTTCGACATCGAGGCCTCCCACCACGAGGTCGCCCAGGGTCAACACGAGATCAACTTCGAGTACGACGACGCGCTCACGACCGCGGACAACGTCGCGACGTTCCGGTCGGTGGTCCGGGCGATCGCGGCCCAGCACGACCTCCACGCGACCTTCATGCCCAAACCGATCGCGCGCGTCAACGGGTCGGGGATGCACACTCACCTCTCGCTGTTCGACGACGGCGAGAACGCCTTCCACGACGGGGCCGACGAGTTCGATCTGAGCGAGACCGCCAAACAGTTCGTCGCGGGCATTCTCGATCACGCGCCCGCCGTCACCGCGATCTGCAACCCGACGATCAACAGCTACAAGCGTCTGGTCCCGGGCTACGAGGCTCCCGTCTACGTCGCGTGGTCGGACCGCAACCGCTCGGCGCTGGTTCGCAAACCCGCCGCGCGTACGCCGGCGGCCTCCCGGGTCGAGCTCCGCTCGCCCGATCCCTCCTGTAACCCGTATCTCGCTCTCGCAGTGATGATCGCCGCCGGGATCGACGGCATCGAGCGCGAACTCGAGGCTCCCGACCCAGTACGAGAAAACATCTACGAGTTCGACGAAGAACGCCGCGCGGAGTACGGGATCGACACCCTGCCGACGACGCTGGCCGAGTCGATCGACGCGCTCGAAGCCGACGAGGTCGTGCTCGACGCGCTCGGCGACCACGTCACCGAGACGTTCGTCGCGGCGAAACGCGAGGAAGTCACCGACTACCGGGTGTCGGTCAGCGAGTGGGAGAAAGACCGCTACCTCGAAACGTTCTGA
- the thsA gene encoding thermosome subunit alpha, translating into MGNQPLIVLSDDSQRTSGKDAQSMNITAGQAVAEAVRTTLGPKGMDKMLVSDAGDVVVTNDGVTILKEMDIEHPAANMIVEVAETQEDEVGDGTTTAVVEAGELLEEAEELLDQDIHATTLAQGYREAAEEAKNILEDVAIDVDAEDTETLEQIAATAMTGKGAESARDLLAELVVSAVTAVSDDEGVDTDNVKVEKAVGGSVEESELVEGVIIDKERVHDNMPYFKEDADVALLDSAIEVKETEIDAEVNVTDPDQLQQFLDQEEEQLQEMVDQLVDVGADVVFCQNGIDDMAQHYLAENGILAVRRAKSSDMSRLARATGGRVVSNLDDITAEDLGYAGSVAERDIAGDQRIFVEEVDDAKAVTLILRGGTEHVVDEVERAIDDSLGVVRTTLEDGKVLPGGGAPETELSLGLRDYADSVGGREQLAVEAFADAIDVIPRTLAENAGLDPIDSLVDLRSKHDGGETTTGLDAYTGEVVDMEEDGVVEPLRVKTQAIESATEAAVMILRIDDVIAAGDLAGGQTGDDDDGGPPAGGPGGGMGGMGGMGGMGGMGGMGGMM; encoded by the coding sequence ATGGGTAACCAGCCCCTCATCGTACTCTCGGACGACTCACAGCGAACGTCCGGGAAGGACGCACAGTCGATGAACATCACGGCGGGCCAGGCGGTCGCCGAGGCCGTCCGCACCACACTCGGCCCGAAAGGAATGGACAAGATGCTCGTCTCCGATGCGGGCGATGTCGTGGTCACGAACGACGGCGTGACCATTCTGAAGGAGATGGACATCGAGCACCCGGCGGCGAACATGATCGTCGAGGTCGCCGAGACCCAGGAGGACGAGGTCGGCGACGGCACCACGACTGCGGTCGTCGAGGCCGGTGAACTCCTCGAAGAGGCCGAGGAGCTCCTCGATCAGGACATCCACGCCACCACGCTCGCGCAGGGCTACCGGGAGGCCGCCGAGGAAGCCAAGAACATCCTCGAAGACGTCGCGATCGATGTCGACGCCGAGGACACCGAAACCCTCGAACAGATCGCCGCGACCGCGATGACGGGCAAGGGAGCCGAAAGCGCCCGTGACCTCCTCGCGGAGCTCGTCGTCAGCGCAGTCACCGCAGTCAGCGACGACGAGGGTGTCGACACCGACAACGTGAAAGTCGAGAAGGCGGTCGGCGGTTCGGTCGAGGAATCCGAACTCGTTGAGGGCGTCATCATCGACAAGGAGCGCGTCCACGACAACATGCCGTACTTCAAGGAGGACGCCGACGTCGCGCTCCTCGACTCCGCGATCGAGGTCAAGGAGACCGAGATCGACGCCGAGGTCAACGTCACCGATCCCGACCAGCTCCAGCAGTTCCTCGATCAGGAAGAGGAACAGCTCCAGGAGATGGTCGACCAGCTCGTCGACGTCGGTGCTGACGTCGTGTTCTGTCAGAACGGCATCGACGACATGGCCCAGCACTACCTCGCCGAGAACGGTATTCTGGCTGTCCGCCGGGCCAAATCCAGCGACATGAGCCGGCTCGCCCGCGCGACGGGTGGCCGCGTCGTCTCGAACCTCGACGACATCACCGCCGAGGACCTCGGCTACGCCGGGAGCGTCGCCGAACGCGACATCGCCGGCGACCAGCGGATCTTCGTCGAGGAGGTCGACGATGCGAAGGCCGTGACGCTCATCCTCCGTGGCGGCACCGAGCACGTCGTCGACGAGGTCGAGCGCGCCATCGACGACTCGCTGGGCGTCGTCCGGACGACCCTCGAAGACGGCAAGGTGCTGCCCGGCGGCGGCGCGCCCGAGACCGAGCTCTCGCTCGGCCTGCGCGACTACGCCGACAGCGTGGGCGGCCGCGAGCAGCTCGCCGTCGAGGCCTTTGCGGATGCAATCGACGTCATCCCGCGCACACTCGCGGAGAACGCCGGTCTCGATCCGATCGACTCGCTGGTGGACCTCCGCTCGAAACACGACGGCGGCGAGACCACCACCGGCCTCGACGCCTACACCGGTGAGGTCGTCGACATGGAGGAGGACGGCGTCGTCGAACCCCTCCGCGTCAAGACCCAGGCGATCGAATCCGCGACCGAGGCGGCCGTCATGATCCTCCGGATCGACGACGTGATCGCCGCGGGCGACCTTGCGGGCGGTCAGACCGGCGACGACGACGACGGCGGCCCACCCGCCGGCGGCCCCGGTGGCGGTATGGGCGGCATGGGCGGTATGGGTGGCATGGGCGGTATGGGTGGCATGGGCGGCATGATGTAA
- a CDS encoding tRNA (guanine(26)-N(2))-dimethyltransferase, which produces MQVSEGGLSFRVPEQPEAGIGDDVFFNSDQELNRDLTVAVLRTVRDREDRESYLDATAATGVRGVRAANEGYDATLCDVDSDATDLCRANLERNDLDGRVKTRNANALMHEERFDVVDLDPFGTPIPFADAAFRSARHLVCVTATDTAPLCGAHKESGIRSYSAVPQNTEYHPEMGLRILLGALVRTAARYDVAAIPVLSHATSHYVRTYLDLSRRASDANDALESVGHVHHCFSCLHRESETGLTARPPDECPVCGANIRTAGPLWLDQPHDRGFVGDVRERLTDELSTAERARDLLDTLDGELDSPTHYDQHRLCREWGRSASAMDEFLDRLRGDGFTASRTHYGGTTFKTDATVAEIETATEPDGDRDR; this is translated from the coding sequence ATGCAGGTTTCGGAGGGGGGGCTCTCCTTTCGCGTCCCCGAACAGCCCGAAGCGGGGATCGGCGACGACGTCTTCTTCAATTCCGATCAGGAGTTGAACCGGGATCTCACCGTCGCAGTGCTTCGAACGGTGCGTGACCGCGAGGACCGCGAATCGTATCTCGACGCGACCGCCGCGACCGGCGTACGGGGCGTGCGTGCGGCGAACGAGGGCTACGACGCGACGTTGTGTGATGTCGATTCCGACGCGACAGACCTCTGTCGAGCGAATTTGGAGCGGAACGATCTCGACGGCAGGGTGAAAACCCGGAACGCGAACGCGCTCATGCACGAGGAGCGCTTCGACGTGGTCGATCTCGATCCGTTCGGCACGCCGATCCCCTTCGCCGACGCCGCCTTCCGGAGCGCGCGCCACCTCGTCTGCGTCACCGCGACCGACACCGCGCCGCTATGTGGCGCACACAAAGAAAGCGGTATCCGGTCGTACAGTGCCGTCCCGCAGAACACCGAGTACCACCCCGAGATGGGGCTCCGGATCTTGCTGGGGGCTCTCGTCCGGACCGCCGCACGATACGACGTCGCCGCCATCCCCGTGCTGAGTCACGCCACGAGTCACTACGTCCGGACGTATCTCGACCTCTCCCGGCGGGCGAGCGACGCGAACGACGCGCTCGAATCGGTGGGACACGTCCACCACTGCTTTTCGTGTCTCCACCGAGAGTCCGAGACAGGTCTCACCGCTCGCCCGCCGGACGAATGTCCGGTCTGTGGGGCGAATATCCGAACCGCGGGCCCGCTCTGGCTCGACCAGCCCCACGACCGCGGGTTCGTCGGGGACGTCCGCGAACGACTCACCGACGAGTTGAGCACCGCCGAGCGTGCCCGCGACCTGCTCGACACGCTCGACGGCGAACTCGATAGTCCGACGCACTACGACCAGCACCGGCTCTGCCGGGAGTGGGGCCGCTCCGCGAGCGCGATGGACGAGTTCCTCGATCGGCTCCGTGGAGACGGATTCACAGCCTCGCGGACCCACTACGGCGGAACGACGTTCAAAACCGACGCGACCGTGGCGGAGATCGAGACCGCCACCGAGCCGGACGGCGATCGAGACCGCTGA
- a CDS encoding DUF7859 family protein — MVFGIDPVLLGLLAMILLVVFAAYLLLRRTATAFREGSRRGRR, encoded by the coding sequence ATGGTCTTCGGCATCGACCCGGTGCTCCTCGGGCTTCTCGCGATGATTCTCCTCGTCGTCTTCGCGGCCTATCTGTTGCTCCGGCGCACCGCGACCGCGTTCCGCGAAGGCAGCAGACGCGGCCGGCGGTAG